A single region of the Chiroxiphia lanceolata isolate bChiLan1 chromosome 22, bChiLan1.pri, whole genome shotgun sequence genome encodes:
- the LOC116797485 gene encoding complement C1q subcomponent subunit C-like: protein MEQRFWEQLSLALTFLLLNVGSAVNGDAPLNCYGAPGLPGMPGVPGKDGRDGLKGAKGEPGIPAPPAVQGPKGMKGEPGSPGLPGKKGPSGLPGPAGDPGVIGLPGEPGMPGSYKQKHQSAFSVTRQTKEHPLKNVPVIFNHVITNTNNDYNTTTGKFTCKLPGLYYFVFHTSQTANLCTILHKNQRRMASFCDHKTNTMQVSSGGLLLHLDAEDQVWLGVNDYNGMVGIANSDSIFSGFLLFPD, encoded by the exons ATGGAGCAGAGATTCTGGGAGCAGCTCAGTCTGgccctcaccttcctcctcctgaatGTGGGCTCTGCTGTGAATGGAGATGCCCCTCTCAACTGCTATGGAGCTCCAGGCCTGCCAGGAATGCCGGGTGTGCCAGGCAAGGATGGCCGGGATGGGCTGAAGGGAGCCAAAGGGGAGCCAG GtatcccagctcctcctgcagtgcAAGGGCCCAAGGGCATGAAAGGGGAACCGGGCAGCCCTGGCTTGCCAGGCAAGAAGGGTCCCAGTGGCcttcctggtcctgctggagaccctGGGGTGATAGGCCTGCCTGGAGAGCCAGGAATGCCAGGCAGCTACAAGCAGAAGCACCAGTCAGCGTTCTCAGTGACGAGGCAGACCAAGGAGCACCCCTTGAAGAACGTCCCTGTGATTTTCAACCACGTCATCACCAACACCAACAACGACTACAACACCACCACGGGCAAGTTCACCTGCAAACTCCCTGGGCTCTACTACTTCGTCTTCCACACCTCGCAGACAGCCAACCTCTGCACCATCCTGCACAAGAACCAGAGGAGGATGGCCAGCTTCTGTGACCACAAGACCAACACCATGCAGGTCAGCTCGGGGGGGCTCCTGCTCCACCTGGATGCTGAGGACCAGGTCTGGCTGGGAGTGAATGACTACAACGGCATGGTGGGCATCGCCAACTCTGACAGCATCTTCTCAGggttcctgctcttcccagacTAG